The following DNA comes from Hyphococcus flavus.
GTGCCGCTTACATGCAGCGCAGCGCCGAAATAGGCGACATGCTCGACGCCGGGTCTGCCTCTAAGCGCTCTGGCAAGCTGGCGCACGCCGTCGCCCTCGGCCCGGAAAGTGACAAGACCTGACTCTTCAAGCACGCGGGCGACGCTGCCGCGCACGATCACTCTGCCATTGGCGAGATAAACGATGCGGTCGCAGCGTTCGGCCTCGTCCATGTAATGGGTTGAAACCAGCACCGTCATGCCGTCAGACGTGAGGCGGTGGATCTCATCCCAGAAGTCGCGGCGCGCCTGCGGATCAACGCCTGCCGTCGGCTCGTCCAGCAGCAACAGACGTGGCTGATGCATGGTGACGGCGGCGAGCGCCAGGCGCTGTTTCCAGCCGCCTGAAAGCGCGCCCGCAAGCTGGTGCTGGCGTTTCGTTAGGCCCAGCGTTTCAAGGGTTTCGTCGACCCGCGCGCGCTTGTTCCGCATGCGGTATAGGCGGGCCACAAACTCAAGATTTTCGCGGATGGTCAGATCGCTCCAGAAGGAAAACTTCTGGGTCATGTATCCGGTCGCCAGCTTGATCCTCGCGGCGTCTTCCGCGATGTCATAGCCGAGGCAGCGGCCCTCCCCCTCGCTGGGCTGCAAAAGCCCGCAGATCATGCGGATCGTTGTCGTCTTGCCGGAGCCGTTAGGTCCCAGAAAACCCCAGACCTCTCCCTCAGGCATCTGGATATCAATGCCATCCACCGCCGTTTTGTCGCCGAAGCGCTTGACGAGGCCGCGCACATCAATGGCGAGATCGCCTGTGACGCTCGCCGTCGTCATAGCGGCGCCACATCAACGGGCAAGCCGGGTCGGAGATTGGACGCATCAACCGGCTTGGCTTCGATCAAAAAGACCAGCTTGTCGCGCGCATTAGCGCTATAGATCACCGGCGGTGTGAACTCTGCTTCCGTTGCGATATAGGTGACGCGTGCTTCGATCGGATCGCCAACGCTGTCGGCGGTAATCAATACGCTCGCTCCTACTCTAAAGTTTGAAACCTCCGCTTGCGGAACAAAAAACCGGACCTTGATTCCATTGTCCGGCAGGATCGCCAACACTGGCGCGCCTGCGTTCACGAACTCGCCTTCGCGGTGAAAAATCTCCTCGACGGAGCCGGATGCTTTGGCTTTGACCTTGCGTTCGGTCAGTCGCCATTCCGCTTCGGCGCGCGCAGCCACGGCTGCAAGCGTCGCCGCGCTGGCCGCCTGGCGTTCCGCATCGCGTCCGCCCAATTCCGCGACAGCGATGGCGTCCTTTGCCGCCTCAACACGCGCAACCGCCGCTTGATAATCGGCTGTCACCTGATCGCCGCGCGCCTTAGAAGCATTGCCTTCCGCCACCAGCGGCAGCCATCGATCGCGTTCTGCGCGCGCCAATCGAAGAGCCGCCTCAGCTTCAGCGAGTTGCGCCTTAAACCTTTGTATTTCCTCAGGTCTTGCCCCCGTCTCGATATTTGCAGCCATCGCCCCAGCTTCAGCGGCGCGGGCGTCGGCAGCAGCGAAAGCGGCTTTCTGACGATCCTTGTCGAGTTCAAACAGGGGGGCGCCGAGAGAAACGACATCGCCTTCGCGAACGTGCAGCGCCATCAACCAGCCGGCTTCCGGTGGCGCGACGTAAACATATTCGGCTTCCACATAGCCGACATATCCGCTGCTTTTCTCGCTCGTGCATGAGACCAGCAGGACGGCGGCGCCAGCGAAAACCAGGTAATTCAGTGTACGGCTGATGTTAAGCATGCGCCGCCTCGCTTACGCCAAGAGCCCGCATCAACATTTTTTCGTGGATCGAAAACAAGGCTTCCAGATCGATGCGCGCTTTGGCGTCATGTTCGAAAACCACGCGCCAGACGGCTGAAAGGATTATCGGCGCCACAACAATCCGCGCCGTCAGCGCCGGGTCATCAATGTCAATTTCTCCCGCCGCTTTCGCCTGCCCCAAGGACGCCGCGACCATGCCGATTACCCGGTCGACAATCTTTTCACGATAGGCTGTCGCCATTTCCGGAAACGCCGGCGCATCGCCGATCAGCACCTTTGCCAGTTTTGGCACAGGCGTGTCGCGAATAATGACCGGCGCGAATTTCAACAATGCACGGATCGCGGAAAGACCGCCGCCGCCTTTTGCCGCCGCCTCCATCATTTCGATATTCGGAAGCGCGAAGGT
Coding sequences within:
- a CDS encoding HlyD family secretion protein, which translates into the protein MLNISRTLNYLVFAGAAVLLVSCTSEKSSGYVGYVEAEYVYVAPPEAGWLMALHVREGDVVSLGAPLFELDKDRQKAAFAAADARAAEAGAMAANIETGARPEEIQRFKAQLAEAEAALRLARAERDRWLPLVAEGNASKARGDQVTADYQAAVARVEAAKDAIAVAELGGRDAERQAASAATLAAVAARAEAEWRLTERKVKAKASGSVEEIFHREGEFVNAGAPVLAILPDNGIKVRFFVPQAEVSNFRVGASVLITADSVGDPIEARVTYIATEAEFTPPVIYSANARDKLVFLIEAKPVDASNLRPGLPVDVAPL
- a CDS encoding TetR/AcrR family transcriptional regulator, which translates into the protein MQRARTDEAKEARRLAILTAALDEFFERGFAAARMDDIAARAGFSKGTIYLYFDSKEALFTGLVETFALPNIEMMEAAAKGGGGLSAIRALLKFAPVIIRDTPVPKLAKVLIGDAPAFPEMATAYREKIVDRVIGMVAASLGQAKAAGEIDIDDPALTARIVVAPIILSAVWRVVFEHDAKARIDLEALFSIHEKMLMRALGVSEAAHA
- a CDS encoding ABC transporter ATP-binding protein, with product MTTASVTGDLAIDVRGLVKRFGDKTAVDGIDIQMPEGEVWGFLGPNGSGKTTTIRMICGLLQPSEGEGRCLGYDIAEDAARIKLATGYMTQKFSFWSDLTIRENLEFVARLYRMRNKRARVDETLETLGLTKRQHQLAGALSGGWKQRLALAAVTMHQPRLLLLDEPTAGVDPQARRDFWDEIHRLTSDGMTVLVSTHYMDEAERCDRIVYLANGRVIVRGSVARVLEESGLVTFRAEGDGVRQLARALRGRPGVEHVAYFGAALHVSGTDRDALEKSVNETSGGDVEWKEVRVSLEDAFIALMARAGEDARIHA